A window of the Henckelia pumila isolate YLH828 chromosome 3, ASM3356847v2, whole genome shotgun sequence genome harbors these coding sequences:
- the LOC140891395 gene encoding peroxiredoxin-2B-like — MAAAAATTASFAAAKLFTSSSSKFKQPLCAFSQLKTPTSLISSPFAALPLRPHRRTFPQHLRFSTAPKISATISVGDKLPDATLSYFDSSDELQTISISDLTSKKKAILIAVPGAFTPTCSQKHLPGFVEKAAEFKAKGVDTIACISVNDAFVMKAWKKDLKVGDEVLLLSDGNGDFTKAIGCELDLSDKPVGLGVRSRRYAIYLEDGVVKILNLEEGGAFNVSSAEDLLKAL, encoded by the coding sequence ATGGCCGCCGCCGCCGCAACGACAGCGTCTTTCGCCGCCGCAAAGCTCTTCACTTCATCCTCATCCAAGTTCAAACAACCCCTTTGCGCCTTCTCCCAGTTGAAGACTCCCACCTCCCTCATTTCCTCACCTTTCGCCGCTCTGCCTCTCCGCCCCCACCGCCGCACCTTCCCTCAGCATTTGAGATTCTCTACTGCTCCTAAGATCTCCGCCACCATCTCCGTCGGGGACAAGCTCCCGGACGCCACACTCTCCTACTTCGACTCCTCCGACGAGCTCCAAACCATCTCCATTTCCGACCTCACCTCCAAAAAGAAAGCCATCCTCATCGCCGTTCCGGGGGCTTTCACCCCCACCTGCTCGCAGAAACATCTTCCGGGATTTGTCGAAAAAGCTGCCGAGTTCAAGGCGAAAGGCGTGGACACAATCGCTTGCATTTCGGTCAACGATGCATTCGTGATGAAGGCGTGGAAGAAGGATTTGAAAGTGGGTGATGAAGTGCTGTTACTGAGCGACGGAAATGGGGATTTCACGAAGGCAATCGGCTGTGAACTGGATTTGAGTGATAAGCCAGTGGGGCTGGGTGTGAGGTCGAGGAGGTATGCTATCTATTTGGAAGATGGGGTCGTGAAAATCTTGAATTTGGAGGAGGGTGGTGCTTTCAACGTGAGCAGTGCAGAGGATTTGCTCAAGGCTCTGTAA
- the LOC140887313 gene encoding glucomannan 4-beta-mannosyltransferase 9-like, translating to MDPFSTTTLLPDSFSVAKNDILDQFVIIWGRIREPLIVHSLEILVSLCLVMSFMLFIERVYMGIVISLVKIFGKKPEKLYKWEPLKDDLELGNSAYPMVLVQIPMFNEKEVYQLSIGAACGLSWPSDRIIVQVLDDSTDPIVKNMVSIECQRWAGKGINIKYEIRDNRKGYKSGALKEGLRHSYAKQCDFVAIFDADFQPEPDFLWRTIPFFVHNPELALVQARWKFVNANECLMTRMQEMSLDYHFSVEQEVGSSTYAFFGFNGTAGVWRITAIDEAGGWKDRTTVEDMDLAVRASLKGWKFLYLGSLKVKNELPSTFKAYRYQQHRWSCGPANLFKKMFMEIIRNKKVSLWKKVHVIYSFFFVRKIVAHLVTFIFYCVVLPATVLVPEVRIPRWGAVYIPFIITILNAVGTPRSLHLLVFWILFENVLSLHRTKAAMIGLLEAGRVNEWIVTEKLGDAHKLKSGIKASRRPKFKIDERLHFLELAVGAYLLFCGCYDFVLGENRYYIYLFAQSLAFFIIGFGYVGTFVPQTL from the exons atggaTCCATTTTCGACGACGACCCTTTTGCCGGATTCATTTTCGGTTGCGAAAAACGACATCTTGGACCAATTTGTGATAATCTGGGGACGGATTAGGGAGCCATTGATAGTTCATTCGCTCGAAATCTTAGTCTCTTTGTGCTTGGTGATGTCATTCATGTTGTTTATTGAGAGAGTTTACATGGGGATCGTCATTAGTTTGGTGAAGATATTTGGTAAAAAACCAGAAAAGCTATATAAATGGGAGCCATTAAAGGACGATTTGGAGCTCGGAAACTCGGCTTATCCAATGGTTCTTGTTCAAATTCCAATGTTCAACGAAAAAGAG GTGTATCAGCTCTCAATTGGAGCTGCATGTGGGCTTTCTTGGCCGTCCGATCGTATAATTGTTCAAGTTCTTGATGATTCCACAGACCCCATTGTTAAG AATATGGTGTCAATTGAATGCCAAAGATGGGCAGGCAAAGGTATAAATATCAAGTACGAGATTCGAGACAATAGGAAAGGTTACAAATCTGGAGCATTAAAGGAAGGACTGAGGCACTCCTATGCGAAGCAGTGTGATTTCGTAGCCATCTTCGACGCGGATTTCCAGCCCGAACCCGACTTTCTTTGGCGAACGATCCCTTTTTTCGTCCACAATCCAGAACTTGCCCTCGTTCAAGCCCGCTGGAAGTTTg TGAATGCGAACGAATGCTTGATGACAAGAATGCAAGAAATGTCATTGGACTATCATTTTAGTGTGGAGCAAGAAGTAGGCTCATCCACGTATGCTTTCTTTGGCTTCAATG GAACGGCTGGTGTCTGGAGAATCACAGCCATTGACGAAGCCGGCGGATGGAAAGATCGAACGACGGTGGAGGACATGGACTTAGCTGTTCGAGCCAGTCTTAAGGGATGGAAGTTCTTATATCTTGGCTCCCTAAAG GTGAAAAATGAACTGCCGAGCACTTTCAAGGCGTATCGTTACCAACAACACCGTTGGTCGTGTGGCCCTGCCAATCTTTTCAAAAAAATGTTCATGGAAATCATTAGAAACAAG AAAGTGAGCTTGTGGAAGAAGGTTCATGTAATATACAGTTTCTTCTTCGTCAGAAAGATCGTAGCACATCTTGTGACCTTCATATTCTACTGCGTCGTCTTACCCGCGACCGTATTAGTACCCGAAGTTCGGATTCCTAGATGGGGGGCCGTTTACATCCCCTTCATTATCACAATCCTCAATGCAGTCGGGACTCCTAG GTCACTGCATTTGCTGGTGTTTTGGATCCTTTTCGAGAATGTGTTGTCCCTGCACCGTACAAAAGCAGCGATGATCGGGTTGTTGGAGGCTGGGAGAGTAAACGAATGGATCGTCACCGAGAAACTTGGCGATGCTCACAAGTTAAAATCAGGGATCAAAGCTTCCCGGCGACCAAAATTCAAGATTGATGAAAG ACTCCATTTTCTAGAGCTGGCCGTGGGGGCATACCTCTTGTTCTGCGGTTGCTACGACTTTGTGTTGGGGGAAAATCGCTACTACATCTACCTGTTCGCGCAATCCTTGGCCTTCTTTATCATTGGATTCGGCTATGTTGGCACCTTCGTCCCCCAAACATTATAA
- the LOC140888167 gene encoding putative F-box protein At3g52320 produces MPMKKKPTNICCFLPDEIVENILHRLPTKTLLKYKIVCKRWKSLISSTSFKRLHENKSLENPVLILFSRQEGKPFLTTVDLSGAVLDRWDLASIGLQNSAFLPSPFGSDNLLCLVVDMQRFFVCNPSTRRACQICLPKASMHCPSGISKASFGYVPDRNQYVIVAKFKGRRNWRMITLSRDDVVVSAGNIDERWKIIKDSARYRVADGSPWGVFADGILYWTGDADDRRCLTCFDLWEEKFFVVLLPDEIVMIQEYQDDDQWLVELNGDLHLMYKKEGQQDIELWKLDGAGDWGWSKQDMCVAGFRARFGAHFRPVMMDEKGEMLVYNGGFMEWYKLKHEVFRMGGKGYKNIHCHAEDVILDFKLHIDTLL; encoded by the coding sequence ATGCCGATGAAGAAGAAACCTACCAACATATGTTGTTTCCTGCCTGATGAAATTGTGGAGAATATACTCCACAGATTGCCAACAAAAACCCTCTTGAAATACAAGATCGTTTGCAAGAGGTGGAAGTCTTTGATCTCTAGTACTTCTTTCAAGCGCCTGCACGAAAATAAATCGCTGGAAAACCCCGTCTTGATACTATTTTCGCGACAGGAAGGGAAACCCTTCCTGACCACAGTCGACCTCTCCGGAGCCGTGCTGGACCGGTGGGATCTGGCCTCGATCGGCCTCCAGAACTCCGCGTTTTTGCCTTCTCCATTCGGGTCGGATAATCTCTTGTGTTTGGTGGTGGACATGCAAAGATTCTTCGTGTGCAATCCGAGCACAAGGCGAGCCTGTCAGATCTGTTTACCCAAGGCCTCCATGCATTGTCCTTCTGGAATTTCCAAGGCGAGTTTCGGGTACGTCCCCGACAGGAACCAGTACGTGATCGTCGCTAAATTCAAAGGCCGCAGGAATTGGCGGATGATCACTTTGTCAAGGGACGATGTTGTTGTGTCCGCCGGGAACATCGACGAGAGGTGGAAGATCATCAAGGATAGCGCGCGATATCGCGTGGCGGATGGCTCCCCCTGGGGGGTTTTTGCTGATGGGATTTTGTACTGGACGGGAGACGCGGATGACCGTAGATGTCTCACGTGCTTCGACTTGTGGGAAGAAAAATTCTTCGTTGTTCTATTGCCGGATGAGATCGTCATGATCCAAGAATACCAAGACGACGATCAGTGGCTGGTCGAATTGAACGGAGATTTGCATCTCATGTATAAGAAGGAAGGGCAGCAGGATATCGAGTTGTGGAAACTCGATGGTGCTGGAGATTGGGGATGGAGCAAGCAGGACATGTGCGTGGCCGGTTTCCGAGCACGGTTCGGGGCTCATTTTCGGCCTGTGATGATGGATGAAAAGGGGGAGATGTTGGTTTACAATGGAGGATTCATGGAGTGGTACAAGTTGAAACATGAGGTTTTTAGAATGGGAGGAAAAGGGTACAAGAATATTCATTGCCATGCTGAAGATGTAATATTGGATTTCAAACTTCACATCGACACTCTTCTCTGA